A single region of the Pseudomonas sp. PDM14 genome encodes:
- a CDS encoding protein YgfX, whose protein sequence is MSSPSNHFECRWQASLLLATLYGLAQLLALITLTILPLPIWLAGLGVLGCALHAGWVVPRHITCRHPQAFRGLRRDDSGWQLWSEANGWQAVQLRRDSVALPLVVLLHVRVPGERWARGLCIPCDALPREAHRRLRVRLQFSRRRWAAPE, encoded by the coding sequence GTGTCCAGCCCAAGTAATCACTTCGAATGTCGCTGGCAGGCCTCATTGCTGCTGGCGACGCTGTATGGCCTGGCGCAGCTGCTGGCGCTGATCACCCTGACAATTCTGCCACTCCCGATCTGGCTCGCCGGCTTGGGCGTGCTCGGTTGCGCGCTGCATGCCGGATGGGTGGTGCCGCGCCACATCACCTGCAGGCATCCACAGGCGTTTCGTGGCTTGCGCCGCGACGACAGTGGCTGGCAGTTGTGGAGCGAGGCGAACGGCTGGCAGGCGGTGCAGTTGCGCCGCGACAGCGTGGCCCTGCCGCTGGTCGTGCTGTTGCACGTCCGCGTACCGGGCGAGCGTTGGGCACGCGGCCTGTGCATCCCGTGTGACGCGTTGCCGCGCGAGGCGCACCGGCGGCTGCGTGTGCGCCTGCAGTTCAGTCGGCGTAGATGGGCGGCACCAGAATAG
- the nadB gene encoding L-aspartate oxidase: protein MSQHYQHDVLVIGSGAAGLTLALTLPAHLRIAVLSKGDLANGSTYWAQGGVAAVLDDTDTIDSHVADTLNSGAGLCREDAVRFTVEHSREAIQWLIDQGVPFTRDDEHEREDGGFEFHLTREGGHSHRRIIHAADATGAAIFNTLLQQTRERDNIELLEQRVAVDLITERKLGQPGNRCLGAYVLNRQTGEVDTYHARFVILATGGAAKVYLYTSNPDGACGDGIAMAWRAGCRVGNLEFNQFHPTCLYHPQAKSFLVTEALRGEGALLKLPNGERFMPRFDPREELAPRDIVARAIDHEMKRLGVDCVYLDISHKPAEFIKAHFPTVYERCLGFGIDITQQPIPVVPAAHYTCGGVLVDQHGHTDVPGLYAIGETSFTGLHGANRMASNSLLECFVYARSAAADIVRQLDRVQMPLDLPTWDASQVTDSDEDVIIAHNWDELRRFMWDYVGIVRTNKRLQRAQHRVRLLLGEIDEFYSNYKVSRDLIELRNLAQVAELMIDSAMQRHESRGLHYTLDYPGLKTEARDTILVPPIYAD from the coding sequence ATGAGCCAACATTACCAACACGACGTCCTGGTCATCGGCAGCGGTGCTGCTGGTCTCACGCTGGCGCTCACCCTGCCGGCGCACTTGCGCATTGCCGTGCTGAGCAAGGGTGACCTGGCCAATGGCTCAACCTACTGGGCGCAGGGTGGCGTGGCTGCGGTTCTCGATGACACCGACACCATCGATTCGCACGTGGCGGACACTCTCAACTCCGGTGCCGGCCTGTGCCGCGAAGATGCCGTGCGCTTCACCGTCGAACACAGCCGAGAAGCCATCCAGTGGCTGATCGACCAGGGCGTCCCCTTCACCCGCGACGATGAGCACGAACGCGAAGACGGCGGTTTCGAGTTTCACCTGACCCGCGAGGGCGGCCACAGTCATCGCCGCATCATTCATGCGGCCGACGCCACTGGCGCGGCGATCTTCAACACCCTGCTGCAACAGACTCGCGAGCGCGACAATATCGAGCTGCTCGAACAGCGCGTGGCCGTCGATCTGATCACTGAGCGCAAGCTGGGCCAACCGGGCAACCGCTGTCTGGGCGCCTATGTGCTGAATCGGCAGACCGGCGAGGTCGACACCTACCACGCGCGCTTCGTGATCCTCGCCACGGGCGGCGCAGCCAAGGTCTACCTCTACACCAGCAATCCGGATGGCGCCTGCGGCGACGGTATCGCTATGGCCTGGCGTGCCGGCTGCCGGGTCGGCAACCTGGAGTTCAACCAGTTCCATCCCACCTGCCTGTACCATCCGCAAGCCAAGAGTTTCCTCGTCACCGAAGCGCTGCGCGGTGAGGGCGCGCTGCTCAAACTGCCGAATGGCGAGCGCTTCATGCCGCGCTTCGACCCGCGCGAAGAACTGGCCCCGCGCGACATCGTCGCCCGCGCCATCGACCACGAGATGAAGCGCCTGGGGGTGGACTGCGTGTACCTCGACATCAGCCACAAGCCGGCCGAGTTCATCAAGGCGCATTTCCCCACCGTGTACGAGCGCTGCCTGGGTTTCGGCATCGATATCACCCAACAGCCGATTCCCGTGGTGCCTGCGGCGCACTACACCTGCGGCGGTGTACTGGTCGACCAGCACGGCCACACCGATGTGCCCGGCCTGTATGCCATCGGCGAAACCAGCTTCACCGGCCTGCACGGCGCCAATCGCATGGCCAGCAACTCGCTACTGGAATGCTTCGTCTACGCGCGCTCAGCGGCGGCGGACATCGTTCGCCAGCTGGACCGTGTGCAGATGCCGCTCGACCTGCCGACCTGGGACGCCAGCCAGGTGACCGACTCGGACGAGGACGTGATCATCGCGCACAACTGGGATGAACTGCGGCGCTTCATGTGGGACTACGTCGGCATCGTGCGCACCAACAAGCGCCTGCAGCGTGCGCAACACCGCGTGCGCCTGCTGCTGGGCGAGATCGACGAGTTCTACAGCAATTACAAGGTCAGCCGCGACCTGATCGAGCTGCGCAACCTGGCCCAGGTCGCCGAGCTGATGATCGACTCGGCCATGCAACGCCACGAAAGCCGCGGCCTGCACTACACCCTCGACTACCCGGGGCTAAAAACCGAGGCGCGCGACACTATTCTGGTGCCGCCCATCTACGCCGACTGA
- a CDS encoding succinate dehydrogenase assembly factor 2 — protein sequence MADDIELNRLYWHSRRGMLELDVLLVPFVREVYATLEAEDQERYRKLLECEDQDMFGWFMQREEPQDEDLRRMVRMILDRVQPK from the coding sequence ATGGCCGACGATATCGAACTGAACCGACTCTACTGGCACAGCCGCCGCGGCATGCTGGAGTTGGACGTACTGCTGGTGCCCTTCGTGCGCGAGGTCTACGCGACCCTGGAGGCCGAGGACCAAGAGCGTTATCGCAAGCTGCTGGAGTGCGAGGATCAGGACATGTTCGGCTGGTTCATGCAGCGCGAAGAGCCGCAGGACGAGGATCTGCGCCGCATGGTTCGCATGATTCTGGATCGTGTCCAGCCCAAGTAA